In Stigmatopora nigra isolate UIUO_SnigA chromosome 2, RoL_Snig_1.1, whole genome shotgun sequence, a single window of DNA contains:
- the snw1 gene encoding SNW domain-containing protein 1, giving the protein MALASFLPAPIQLSQDQLEAEDRLRAQKSYSTALVTSRREPPPYGHRHGWIPRAMEDFGDGGAFPEIHVAQFPLEMGRQKKTSNALTMQVDAEGKIKYDAIARQGQGKDKVIFSKYTDLLPKEVMNDDPPELQKPDEESVEELTEKTRAALSKQVSQKIAAAMPVRAADKQAPAQYIRYTPSQQGVAFNSGAKQRVIRMVEMQRDPMEPPRFKINKKIPRGPPSPPAPVMHSPSRKMTVKEQQEWKIPPCISNWKNAKGYTIPLDKRLAADGRGLQTVHINENFAKLAEALYIADRKAREAVEMRAQVEKKMAQKEKEKKEEKLRELAQMARDRRAGIKSHGDKGGEDGEARERDEIRHERKKERQHDRNISRAAPDKRSKLQRDQDRDISELIALGVPNPRTTSGAQFDQRLFNQSKGMDSGFAGGEDETYNVYDQPFRGGRDMASNIYRPSKAIDKDAYADDFDTLMQNNRFVPDKEFSGADHGQRREGPVQFEEDPFGLDKFLEEAKQHGGSKRASTSSRSKDDYHDKKRRKE; this is encoded by the exons atggcTCTCGCGAG CTTTTTACCGGCGCCCATCCAGCTCTCCCAGGATCAACTAGAAGCAGAAGATAGACTGCGTGCCCAGAAGTCCTACTCAACTGCCTTGGTTACTTCCCGAAGAGAACCACCTCCTTATGGCCATAGGCATGGATGGATTCCTCGGGCTATGGAG GACTTTGGTGATGGGGGAGCTTTTCCCGAGATCCACGTGGCACAGTTTCCTCTGGAGATGGGTCGCCAAAAGAAAACCTCCAATGCCCTGACTATGCAGGTGGATGCGGAAGGAAAAATAAAGTATGATGCGATTGCAAGGCAAGGACAGGGCAAGGATAAG GTGATCTTCAGTAAGTATACAGATTTACTTCCCAAAGAAGTTATGAATGACGACCCACCAGAACTACAGAAGCCAGATGAGGAATCTGTTGAAGAG CTGACCGAaaagactcgtgctgccctcaGCAAGCAGGTGTCTCAAAAGATTGCTGCTGCCATGCCTGTCCGTGCAGCAGACAAACAAGCCCCAGCTCAGTACATCAG ATACACCCCATCCCAGCAAGGAGTGGCTTTCAATTCTGGGGCGAAACAGCGTGTTATCCGCATGGTGGAAATGCAGAGAGACCCCATGGAACCACCACGTTTCAA AATCAACAAGAAGATCCCTCGTGGACCTCCATCTCCACCAGCACCTGTCATGCATTCGCCTAGCAGAAAG ATGACAGTTAAGGAACAGCAAGAATGGAAGATTCCTCCGTGCATCTCCAACTGGAAAAATGCAAAG ggttacaCCATCCCTCTAGATAAACGTCTGGCGGCCGACGGGAGGGGATTGCAAACGGTTCATATCAACGAAAACTTCGCCAAGCTGGCTGAGGCGCTCTACATTGCCGATAGAAAG gCCAGAGAGGCAGTGGAGATGAGAGCACAGGTGGAAAAGAAGATGGCccaaaaggagaaagaaaagaaagaagagaaacTCAGGGAATTGGCCCAAATGGCCCGAGATCGCAGAGCGGGAATTAAAAGCCATGGTGACAAAG GTGGTGAAGACGGTGAAGCAAGGGAGCGTGATGAGATCCGTCACGAGAGAAAGAAGGAGAGACAACACGACAGGAACATTTCCAGGGCAGCTCCCGATAAGAG atCCAAACTCCAGAGGGACCAGGACAGAGATATTAGTGAGCTTATTGCTCTTGGTGTGCCCAACCCACGTACCACTAGTGGGGCTCAGTTTGACCAGCGACTTTTCAACCAGAGTAAA GGAATGGATAGCGGCTTCGCCGGTGGTGAGGACGAGACGTACAATGTCTATGACCAGCCTTTCCGCGGAGGCAGAGACATGGCCTCCAACATCTACCGACCCAGCAAGGCCATTGACAAAGACGCCTATGCTGATGATTTTGATACACTCATGCAAAACAACAg GTTTGTTCCCGACAAAGAGTTCTCTGGTGCTGACCACGGGCAGAGACGTGAAGGGCCTGTCCAGTTTGAGGAGGACCCCTTCGGTCTGGACAAATTCTTGGAGGAGGCCAAGCAGCACGGTGGCTCCAAAAGAGCATCCACCAGCAGCCGCTCCAAGGACGACTACCATGACAAGAAGCGTAGAAAGGAGTAA